In Plectropomus leopardus isolate mb chromosome 20, YSFRI_Pleo_2.0, whole genome shotgun sequence, one DNA window encodes the following:
- the si:ch211-282j22.3 gene encoding ER degradation-enhancing alpha-mannosidase-like protein 3, translated as MGKTGNKLCWELVHTSGAGMLLKALLITSLLGWVKCQESQSMTAEEKTVIRDQILEMFDHAYGSYMKYAYPADELMPLSCKGRVRGQEPNRGDIDDSLGKFSLTLIDTLDTLVVLNKLDEFEDAVRKAVTDVRLDNDVVVSVFETNIRVLGGLLGAHVMADLLRQRGERMQWYRDELLHMAKELGHRLLPAFNTTSGLPYPKVNLRYGVLNPLSRTGTESDTCTACAGTMILEFAALSRLSGESVFEEHARKALDVLWQRRQRGSDLVGTVINIHNEEWVRRDSGVGAGIDSYYEYLMKAYILLGDNVFLERFNIHYSAIMKYISQPPLLLNVHMHNPTVSVRSWMDSLLAFFPGLQVLRGDLKPAIETHEMLYQVTKQHKFLPEAFTTEFRVHWGQHLLRPEFAESTYYLYKATGDPYYLRVGQSIVEKLNAYARVPCGFAAVQDVRTGTHEDRMDSFFLAEMFKYLYLMFSEKSQLPIDVDDYIFTTEAHLLPVSLSTTQPPCQGNNTETVSVSQEEDLFTHSCPSIETLFPNNPSFAKTIRDSYKYLTGVGRAFHPLPVREIELPLHDNGMEPVEFLKSMGISLTPLNEVMAGDMGSRKEHKGVYRVKLVAEVSHMSEEEEVVPHVVQLISPPFLGRTVLTAGPAKFGMDLTKQEHGVKGSIVKASPYTACGPIDNAMELKGHIALSLRGDCMFAVKARHLQEAGAIGVIFIDHREGSNSEETPLFQMVGDGDSTDDITLPLVFVFNREGAVLTAALEEHHNVDVLLLPKERQLGHDKTEKPVGMNIKLRLAEEGELEDSVTRGPTLKFVLEKQEALLKEEEDLRQLPQEQHFCTKAAENDRTEPCSADSSQTTNSDSAPDADP; from the exons ATGgggaaaacaggaaataaactaTGCTGGGAGCTGGTCCACACATCGGGCGCTGGGATGTTGCTGAAGGCGCTGCTGATCACCAGTTTGCTTGGCTGGGTGAAATGTCAAGAGAGCCAGAGCatgacagcagaggagaagacTGTTATCAG ggaccaaattcttgaaatgtttgATCACGCTTATGGCAGTTACATG aaaTATGCCTATCCAGCAGATGAGCTGATGCCTCTGAGCTGCAAGGGGAGAGTCCGTGGTCAGGAGCCCAATAGAGGGGACATAGATGACTCCTTGGGAAA GTTTTCTCTCACACTGATTGACACCCTTGATACCCTGGTG gtgttAAACAAGCTTGATGAGTTTGAGGACGCAGTGAGGAAGGCTGTGACAGACGTGCGCCTGGACAATGATGTGGTGGTGTCTGTGTTTGAGACCAACATTAGAGTTTTAGG AGGGCTTTTGGGAGCCCATGTGATGGCCGATCTGCTTAGGCAGCGTGGAGAGAGGATGCAGTGGTATCGTGATGAGCTCCTACACATGGCCAAAGAGCTGGGCCATCGATTACTGCCTGCCTTTAACACCACAAGTGGCCTTCCCTATCCTAAg gTGAATCTGCGGTATGGAGTCCTCAACCCACTTTCACGTACAGGCACTGAATCAGATACTTGCACAGCGTGTGCTGGAACAATGATCCTGGAGTTTGCTGCCCTCAGCAGACTGTCAGGAGAGTCTGTGTTTGAG GAACATGCAAGGAAGGCTCTGGATGTCCTCTggcagaggagacagaggggaaGTGACTTGGTGGGGACAGTCATCAATATCCATAATGAAGAATGGGTCAGGAGGG ACAGTGGAGTTGGTGCTGGTATCGACTCATACtatgaatatttgatgaagGCCTACATTCTTCTAGGAGACAATGTGTTCCTGGAGAGGTTCAACATT CACTACAGTGCCATTATGAAGTACATCAGTCAGCCTCCCCTGCTGCTCAATGTGCACATGCACAACCCCACTGTGAGCGTGCGCAGCTGGATGGATTCTCTCCTGGCATTCTTCCCTGGCTTACAG gtCCTGAGAGGAGATTTAAAACCAGCTATTGAGACTCATGAAATGCTTTACCAAGTAACCAAACAGCACAAGTTCCTCccggag GCTTTCACTACAGAGTTTAGAGTTCACTGGGGCCAACACCTACTGAGACCAGAGTTTGCAGAAAGCACCTACTACCTCTATAAG GCCACTGGCGACCCCTACTACCTCAGAGTGGGACAGTCCATCGTGGAAAAGCTCAATGCCTACGCCAGGGTGCCTTGCGGGTTCGCGGCTGTGCAAGATGTTCGCACTGGGACACATGAAGACCG gatGGACTCGTTCTTTCTGGCTGAGATGTTTAAATACCTGTACCTGATGTTTTCGGAGAAGAGCCAGCTGCCCATCGATGTTGACGACTACATATTCACCACAGAGGCTCACCTTCTCCCCGTATCTCTCTCCACCACCCAGCCGCCCTGTCAAGGCAACAATACG GagactgtttctgtttctcaagAAGAAGATCTGTTCACACACTCCTGCCCCAGCATAGAGACGTTGTTCCCCAACAACCCCTCATTTGCCAAAACCATCCGGGACAGCTACAAGTACCTCACCGGGGTGGGACGAGCCTTCCACCCCTTACCTGTCAG GGAAATTGAACTACCACTCCATGATAATGGGATGGAGCCAGTAGAGTTCTTAAAAAGCATGGGCATTTCTCTCACTCCACTGAATGAGGTCATGGCAGGAGACATGGGAAGTCGTAAG GAGCATAAAGGAGTGTACCGGGTAAAACTTGTGGCAGAGGTGAGCCACatgtcagaggaggaggaggtggtgccTCATGTAGTTCAGCTCATATCCCCACCGTTTCTGGGTAGGACAGTCCTCACAGCGGGACCTGCCAAGTTTGGGATGGACCTCACCAAGCAGGAGCACGGG GTGAAGGGCAGCATAGTGAAAGCCTCCCCCTACACTGCGTGTGGGCCAATAGATAACGCAATGGAGCTCAAAGGACATATCGCTCTATCACTGCGAGGTGACTGCATGTTCGCTGTGAAGGCTCGTCATCTGCAGGAGGCAGGAGCCATAGGAGTCATCTTTATAG acCACCGAGAGGGAAGCAATAGCGAGGAAACTCCCCTCTTCCAGATGGTTGGAGATGGCGACTCCACTGACGACATCACCCTCCCTTTGGTCTTCGTGTTCAACCGTGAGGGTGCCGTGCTCACGGCTGCTCTCGAGGAACATCACAATGtggatgtgctgctgctgcctaaAGAGAGGCAGCTGGGACATg ATAAGACAGAAAAACCTGTTGGCATGAACATCAAACTCCGCCTGGCAGAGGAGGGGGAGCTGGAGGACAGTGTAACCAGAGGGCCCACCTTGAAGTTTGTCTTGGAGAAACAGGAGGCGCTTCTTAAGGAGGAAGAAGACCTCAGACAGCTACCACAGGAACAGCATTTCTGCACAAAGGCAGCAGAGAATGACAGAACTGAACCGTGTTCAGCAGATTCCTCTCAAACCACAAACTCTGACAGTGCACCAGACGCAGACCCCTGA